From the genome of Candidatus Electrothrix communis, one region includes:
- a CDS encoding DNA-directed RNA polymerase subunit alpha, whose translation MEQDIRDDNPFYRNWYDLVTPERLEVTRDSHTERYGKFICQPLERGFAATIGNSLRRILLSSIRGAAITSVRIEGADHEFTTIDGVHEDVADIILNLKQVQLKLNAPETRIVVIEKSETGLVTAGDIDGGGKVEVMNPEQPICTVTGDNTTFRAELEVQWGKGYVPADWNKKENRPLGMIPIDAAFSPVRRIQYVVSQARVGQRTDYDRLTIEIETDGSVLPENALAYAAKILKEQLTIFINFNEQEAVAPERADGDGDGQDFPDFLDKNVEDLELSVRSANCLKNANIQYIGQLVQKTDAEMLKTKNFGRKSLNEIKALLSQHDLTLNMSHEGWVSPCEREDVDIEG comes from the coding sequence ATGGAACAGGATATTCGGGATGATAATCCCTTTTACAGGAACTGGTATGACCTTGTTACCCCCGAACGTCTGGAGGTTACCAGGGATAGCCATACCGAGAGGTATGGAAAATTTATCTGCCAGCCTTTAGAACGTGGTTTTGCAGCGACAATAGGGAACTCCTTGCGCAGGATTCTTCTTTCCTCTATCAGAGGTGCTGCGATTACATCGGTTCGGATTGAGGGAGCTGATCATGAGTTTACCACAATTGACGGAGTGCATGAAGATGTTGCTGATATTATACTGAATCTGAAGCAGGTTCAGCTTAAGCTCAACGCTCCTGAGACCAGAATTGTTGTTATAGAAAAAAGTGAGACCGGTTTGGTCACTGCCGGTGATATTGATGGCGGTGGTAAAGTAGAGGTTATGAATCCAGAACAGCCGATTTGTACGGTGACTGGAGATAACACCACTTTCCGAGCGGAACTTGAGGTTCAGTGGGGTAAGGGCTATGTTCCTGCCGATTGGAACAAAAAGGAAAATCGTCCCTTGGGGATGATTCCTATTGATGCTGCCTTTTCACCGGTACGTCGTATTCAGTATGTGGTGAGCCAAGCCCGTGTTGGGCAACGGACAGACTATGATCGCCTCACGATAGAAATTGAAACAGATGGGTCTGTGCTCCCAGAGAATGCTCTTGCCTATGCGGCCAAGATTCTCAAGGAGCAATTGACGATTTTCATCAATTTCAATGAGCAGGAGGCCGTAGCTCCTGAGCGAGCTGATGGCGATGGTGATGGACAGGATTTTCCTGATTTTCTCGATAAAAATGTCGAGGATCTTGAACTTTCTGTCCGTTCCGCAAACTGTCTGAAGAATGCCAATATACAGTATATTGGTCAATTGGTGCAAAAAACCGACGCTGAAATGCTGAAAACGAAAAACTTTGGTCGTAAATCACTGAATGAGATTAAAGCTCTTCTCTCGCAGCATGACCTTACCCTCAATATGTCCCACGAGGGCTGGGTATCACCCTGTGAACGAGAGGACGTTGATATCGAGGGTTGA